The Suricata suricatta isolate VVHF042 chromosome 4, meerkat_22Aug2017_6uvM2_HiC, whole genome shotgun sequence genome includes a region encoding these proteins:
- the SPR gene encoding sepiapterin reductase, producing the protein MEGDGGKEGGLGRAVCVLTGASRGFGRVLAPLLARLLSPGSLMVLSARNDEALRQVEAELSAERPGLRVVGVPADLGVEASLQQLLGALRELPRPEGLQRVLLINNAGTLGDVSKGLVDLGDPVEVNNYWALNLTSMLCLTSSILKAFPDSPGLNRTVVNISSLCALQPFKGWGLYCAGKAARDMMFQVLATEEPSVRVLSYAPGPLDTDMQTLARETSMDLDLRKSLQKLKTKGELVDCKTSAQKLLSLLQKDTFKSGAHVDFYDK; encoded by the exons ATGGAGGGTGACGGTGGCAAGGAGGGCGGCCTGGGGCGCGCCGTGTGCGTGCTGACGGGGGCCTCCCGTGGCTTCGGCCGCGTCTTGGCCCCACTCCTGGCCCGGCTGTTGTCGCCCGGCTCTCTGATGGTCCTGAGCGCCCGCAACGACGAGGCGCTGCGGCAGGTGGAGGCCGAACTGAGTGCCGAACGGCCGGGCCTGCGCGTGGTGGGGGTGCCCGCCGACCTGGGCGTCGAGGCCAGTTTGCAGCAGCTGCTCGGCGCCCTGCGCGAGCTTCCCAGGCCCGAGGGGTTGCAGCGGGTGCTGCTTATCAACAATGCGG GCACTCTTGGGGACGTGTCCAAAGGCCTCGTggacctgggtgacccagttgaaGTGAACAACTACTGGGCTCTGAACTTGACCTCCATGCTCTGCCTGACTTCCAGCATCTTGAAGGCATTTCCAGACAGTCCTGGCCTCAACAGGACAGTGGTTAACATCTCGTCCCTTTGTGCTCTGCAGCCCTTCAAGGGCTGGGGACTGTACTGTGCGGGGAAGGCAGCCCGTGACATGATGTTCCAGGTCCTAGCCACAGAGGAGCCTAGTGTGAGAGTGCTGAGCTATGCCCCAG GTCCCCTGGACACAGACATGCAAACGTTGGCCCGGGAAACCTCGATGGACCTAGACTTGCGAAAAAGTCTGCAGAAGCTGAAGACAAAAGGGGAGCTTGTGGATTGTAAGACTTCAGCCCAGAAACTGCTAAGTTTGCTGCAAAAGGACACGTTCAAGTCTGGAGCCCATGTGGACTTCTACGATAAATAA